The Armatimonadota bacterium genome includes a window with the following:
- a CDS encoding type II secretion system protein E — protein MVMTRKDLGDILLSKGAITEQQLQQAREAARATRGADLGRILVDLEMASEAEVAEARAEERGIPFVSLANTRIDPSAVNIIPERLAKRHNVVPFGKMGNQLLIAMADPDDIVAMDDLRTAAKGLQIKPFIAAPEDITNALTRAYGGGNGAEAPGGGGESAAVVPAPGSTQLSGTASIREAIAQYGGEQDVAGEDEDADALAKQSEEAPIIKIAHSIILQAIKDGASDIHVEPERRGVRVRYRVDGVLHETMTVPKYIQAPLISRLKIMANMNIAERRIPQDGAIPIRADGKDYDLRVSCLPTIYGEKIVMRILDKTNVLIGLAKLGFLPHTQARVEELISQPNGMFLTTGPTGSGKTTTQYSVLHKINSVDRNIITIEDPVEYQLDGISQVQVHKKAGLTFASALRAFLRQDPDIIMVGEMRDLETAEIAIEAALTGHLVLSTLHTNDAPSAVTRMVDMGVEPYLISATVIGCLAQRLARRICPKCRESYEVDVEDLRRFGYHPENHAEMVRILGEEKAEELRGVRKVTLWRGAGCDNCRQSGFRGRLGIYSLMEVNDEIQDLIVRRAPLSDLREAAKANGMLELREDGLVKVLEGITTAEEVMRVVFTAGVS, from the coding sequence AGCGAGGCCGAGGTGGCGGAGGCGCGCGCGGAGGAGCGCGGCATCCCGTTTGTCAGCCTCGCCAATACCCGGATCGATCCGAGCGCAGTCAACATCATTCCCGAGCGGCTCGCGAAGCGGCACAATGTGGTTCCCTTCGGCAAGATGGGGAACCAGCTGCTCATCGCGATGGCGGACCCTGACGATATTGTCGCCATGGACGATCTCCGGACGGCGGCGAAGGGTCTGCAGATCAAGCCGTTCATCGCCGCGCCGGAGGATATAACCAACGCCCTGACCAGGGCTTACGGCGGCGGAAACGGAGCCGAGGCTCCCGGCGGGGGCGGGGAGTCCGCAGCCGTTGTCCCGGCTCCGGGCTCCACCCAGCTCTCGGGTACAGCCTCAATCCGTGAGGCAATCGCCCAGTACGGGGGCGAGCAGGATGTGGCGGGCGAAGATGAAGACGCGGACGCGCTGGCCAAGCAGTCCGAAGAGGCGCCCATCATCAAGATCGCGCACTCCATCATTCTGCAGGCCATCAAGGACGGTGCAAGCGATATCCACGTGGAGCCCGAGCGGCGCGGAGTGCGCGTCCGCTACCGCGTGGACGGCGTGCTCCACGAGACGATGACCGTCCCGAAGTATATCCAGGCGCCGCTTATCTCGCGCCTGAAGATCATGGCCAACATGAATATCGCGGAGCGGCGCATTCCTCAGGACGGAGCCATCCCCATCCGCGCGGACGGCAAGGATTACGACCTGCGCGTGAGCTGTCTTCCCACCATCTACGGTGAGAAGATCGTCATGCGCATCCTGGACAAGACGAACGTTCTCATCGGTCTGGCCAAGCTGGGCTTCCTGCCTCACACTCAGGCAAGGGTCGAGGAGCTGATCAGCCAGCCGAACGGCATGTTCCTGACCACGGGGCCGACCGGTAGCGGAAAGACCACCACGCAGTATTCTGTTCTCCACAAGATCAACTCGGTGGACCGCAACATCATCACCATCGAGGACCCGGTGGAGTATCAGCTGGACGGCATCTCGCAGGTGCAGGTGCACAAGAAGGCGGGGTTGACTTTTGCCTCTGCTTTGCGCGCTTTCCTGCGCCAGGACCCGGACATCATCATGGTTGGCGAGATGCGCGACCTGGAGACGGCGGAGATTGCCATCGAGGCGGCTCTGACCGGCCACCTGGTCCTTTCCACACTCCACACTAACGACGCCCCTTCGGCGGTCACCCGTATGGTGGATATGGGTGTGGAGCCCTACCTGATCTCTGCAACGGTCATCGGATGTCTTGCCCAGCGACTGGCCCGGCGGATCTGCCCGAAATGCCGCGAGTCCTATGAGGTAGACGTCGAGGATCTGCGCAGGTTTGGATACCATCCCGAGAACCATGCGGAGATGGTGCGCATTCTGGGAGAAGAGAAGGCCGAGGAACTGCGCGGCGTCCGCAAAGTTACGCTGTGGCGGGGCGCCGGGTGCGATAACTGCCGGCAGAGCGGGTTCCGTGGACGCCTTGGCATCTACTCATTGATGGAAGTCAACGACGAGATACAGGATCTCATCGTCCGCCGCGCTCCGCTCAGCGACCTTAGAGAGGCGGCCAAGGCGAACGGGATGCTGGAACTCCGCGAAGACGGCCTGGTGAAGGTTCTGGAGGGGATCACCACCGCCGAAGAAGTTATGAGGGTCGTGTTCACGGCCGGCGTTTCCTGA
- the pilT gene encoding twitching motility protein PilT — protein MSGATGTVSEEMKAAASQQQRGNVQKIEDTHVDELLRAMVARGASDLHLCVGVPPIVRVDGQLQPLPFTKLTPPESQRIVYDILTDEQIRRFEEDLELDCSYSVRDLSRFRLNVYRDKGAVASAFRTIPVRIPTLKDLGLPRVLETLTRKPRGLILVTGPTGSGKSTTLAAMIGQINSEQSLHIITIEDPIEYLHEHKYSIINQREVGTDTRAFNNALRASLREDPDVILVGEMRDLETIQIAITCAETGHLVFATLHTNSAAQTVDRMVDVFPPGQQEQIRFQLSNNLEAVICQQLLPRRGMKGRVCAMEIMIATPAIRNLIREAKSHQIPSAIQTGAQFGMQTMDQHLRDLYLQGIITYDDAVTRAMNPDELKRMIESPQTAGPGGAPAGRGA, from the coding sequence TTGTCAGGCGCAACCGGAACGGTCAGCGAGGAGATGAAAGCTGCTGCATCGCAGCAGCAGCGCGGCAACGTTCAGAAGATCGAGGATACACACGTAGACGAGCTCCTGCGGGCGATGGTGGCGCGCGGGGCCAGCGACCTTCATCTCTGCGTGGGAGTCCCGCCCATTGTCCGTGTGGACGGGCAACTCCAACCTTTGCCGTTCACGAAGCTTACCCCTCCCGAGTCCCAGCGGATCGTCTACGACATTCTGACAGACGAACAGATCCGCCGGTTCGAGGAGGATCTGGAGCTGGACTGCTCGTACTCGGTGCGGGATCTGTCGCGTTTCCGTCTGAATGTCTACCGGGACAAGGGCGCGGTGGCGTCTGCGTTCCGGACCATCCCGGTGCGCATCCCCACGCTGAAAGATCTGGGACTTCCCCGCGTGCTGGAGACCCTGACGCGCAAGCCACGGGGGCTCATTCTGGTGACCGGGCCGACGGGGTCCGGGAAATCCACCACTCTTGCGGCGATGATCGGGCAGATCAACTCGGAGCAGAGCCTGCACATCATCACTATCGAGGATCCTATCGAATATCTGCACGAGCACAAATACAGCATCATCAACCAGCGCGAGGTGGGAACGGATACCCGGGCGTTCAACAATGCCCTTCGCGCAAGCCTCCGTGAGGATCCGGACGTCATCCTGGTGGGTGAGATGCGCGATCTGGAGACCATTCAGATCGCCATCACCTGTGCGGAGACCGGTCACCTGGTATTCGCCACACTGCATACCAACAGCGCGGCCCAGACCGTGGACCGCATGGTGGACGTGTTTCCTCCGGGGCAGCAGGAGCAGATCCGCTTCCAGCTGTCCAATAACCTGGAGGCGGTCATCTGCCAGCAGCTGCTGCCGCGGCGGGGGATGAAGGGCAGGGTGTGCGCGATGGAGATCATGATCGCCACCCCGGCCATCCGCAACCTCATTCGCGAGGCCAAGAGCCATCAGATCCCTTCCGCCATCCAGACGGGTGCGCAGTTCGGAATGCAGACCATGGACCAGCACCTGAGGGATCTGTATCTCCAGGGAATCATTACCTATGACGA